A single region of the Enterococcus mundtii genome encodes:
- the ligA gene encoding NAD-dependent DNA ligase LigA, with amino-acid sequence MEHEMTIDEATKKAEELRVQLDRWSREYYVLDQPTVEDYIYDKTYAELVAIEEQYPDLITADSPTQRVGGKILSSFEKVTHDIPLYSLNDVFNKEELLAFDQRVQKAIGRPVAYCCELKIDGLSVSLRYENGEFVRGATRGDGSVGENITENLKTVRSVPIKLKEPMSIEVRGECFMPKRSFVKLNQKNEEEGKPVFANPRNAAAGSLRQLDSKITAKRNLDTFLYTVADFGPMQATTQYEALEELDKIGFHTNHEKRLCHSIDEVWAFIEEYHEKRKDLPYEIDGIVIKVNDFSLQDQLGFTVKAPRWATAYKFPPEEVETVIEEIEWTVGRTGVVTPTAIMTPVRVAGTTVSRASLHNGDYIQMKDIRLNDTVQIYKAGDIIPEVAQVILDKRPKDSEPYKMPEHCPVCHSELVHLDEEVALRCINPKCPAQMKEGLNHFVSRNAMNIDGLGPRVLEQMYDKKLVADVADLYKLTEEELLTLDKIKEKSANNILTAIDNSKENSVERLIFGLGIRHVGAKAAKILAEHFGDLETLSRSDFESIIQLDTIGDIIADSVVTYFDNEEVHELMEELKQAGVNLEYKGIRSTQLKEVESPFKNKTIVLTGKLTRFTREEAKETIENLGGKVTGSVSKKTDIVVVGEDAGSKLTKAQELGVEVWTEDQMAEALAESHPAEEAE; translated from the coding sequence ATGGAACACGAAATGACGATCGATGAAGCGACAAAAAAAGCAGAAGAACTCAGAGTGCAGTTAGATCGTTGGTCTCGTGAGTATTATGTGTTGGACCAGCCAACGGTAGAAGATTATATCTATGACAAAACCTATGCCGAATTAGTGGCGATCGAAGAACAATATCCAGATCTGATCACCGCAGATTCACCGACCCAACGAGTAGGTGGAAAGATTCTTTCCTCATTTGAAAAAGTCACACATGACATTCCATTATATAGTTTGAACGATGTCTTCAATAAAGAAGAACTCTTAGCATTTGATCAACGTGTCCAAAAAGCAATCGGCCGTCCAGTCGCTTATTGTTGTGAACTGAAAATCGATGGACTATCGGTATCTTTACGATATGAGAATGGTGAGTTTGTACGGGGAGCAACTCGGGGAGATGGTTCGGTCGGCGAAAATATCACAGAAAACTTAAAAACGGTGCGTTCTGTTCCAATCAAATTAAAAGAACCGATGAGTATCGAAGTACGTGGTGAATGTTTTATGCCGAAACGTTCATTCGTTAAATTGAACCAAAAAAATGAAGAAGAAGGCAAACCAGTCTTTGCCAATCCTCGTAATGCAGCAGCAGGTTCATTGCGCCAGTTAGATTCCAAGATCACAGCGAAAAGGAATCTTGATACGTTCTTATATACCGTAGCAGATTTTGGACCGATGCAAGCGACGACGCAATACGAAGCGTTAGAAGAATTAGACAAAATCGGTTTCCATACGAACCATGAAAAACGTCTTTGTCATTCAATCGACGAAGTTTGGGCGTTCATTGAAGAATACCATGAAAAACGTAAAGATCTCCCTTACGAGATTGACGGGATCGTTATTAAAGTCAATGATTTTTCATTGCAAGACCAATTAGGTTTTACGGTCAAAGCTCCACGGTGGGCGACGGCCTATAAGTTTCCGCCAGAAGAAGTAGAGACGGTCATCGAAGAAATCGAATGGACGGTCGGCAGAACGGGTGTAGTGACACCGACAGCAATCATGACACCGGTTCGTGTGGCTGGTACGACAGTCAGCCGTGCTAGTCTGCATAATGGCGATTATATCCAAATGAAAGATATCCGCTTGAATGATACTGTCCAAATCTACAAGGCAGGGGATATCATCCCTGAAGTCGCACAAGTCATTTTAGATAAACGTCCAAAAGACAGCGAGCCTTATAAAATGCCCGAACATTGCCCTGTCTGTCACAGTGAGTTGGTTCATTTAGATGAAGAAGTTGCCTTGCGTTGCATCAATCCAAAGTGTCCCGCACAAATGAAAGAAGGACTGAACCATTTCGTTTCCCGAAATGCGATGAACATCGATGGCTTAGGACCAAGAGTCTTGGAACAGATGTATGACAAGAAGTTAGTCGCTGATGTTGCTGATCTCTATAAACTAACAGAAGAAGAATTATTGACGTTAGATAAAATCAAAGAAAAATCAGCGAATAATATTTTAACAGCAATCGACAATAGCAAAGAGAACTCGGTAGAACGTTTGATCTTTGGTTTAGGTATCCGTCACGTTGGCGCAAAAGCAGCGAAAATCTTAGCGGAGCATTTTGGCGATTTAGAAACGTTGAGTCGCAGCGATTTTGAATCGATCATCCAATTAGATACGATCGGGGATATCATTGCAGATAGTGTAGTGACTTATTTTGACAACGAAGAAGTCCACGAGTTGATGGAAGAACTTAAACAAGCAGGTGTCAACCTTGAATACAAAGGCATTCGTTCGACACAGCTGAAAGAAGTAGAATCGCCGTTCAAAAACAAGACGATCGTGTTGACAGGCAAATTAACTCGATTCACAAGAGAAGAAGCCAAAGAAACGATTGAAAACCTTGGTGGAAAAGTCACTGGCAGCGTCTCTAAAAAAACGGATATCGTTGTCGTTGGCGAAGATGCAGGTAGTAAATTAACGAAAGCCCAAGAGTTAGGTGTCGAGGTTTGGACGGAAGATCAGATGGCTGAAGCGTTAGCGGAGAGTCATCCTGCTGAGGAAGCAGAATAA
- the gatC gene encoding Asp-tRNA(Asn)/Glu-tRNA(Gln) amidotransferase subunit GatC, whose translation MAISEEQVKHVAKLAKLKFADEERAGFTDQLGKIIDMVEMLEEVDTEGVPFTSNVVETVNVMRQDRAQLGWSRDELLKNVPEKEDGFIKVPAIIDNGEAGA comes from the coding sequence ATGGCGATTAGTGAAGAACAAGTAAAACATGTAGCGAAGTTAGCCAAATTGAAATTTGCCGACGAAGAGCGCGCAGGTTTTACTGACCAATTAGGAAAAATCATTGACATGGTAGAAATGCTGGAAGAAGTAGACACAGAAGGCGTACCATTTACATCAAACGTCGTTGAGACTGTCAACGTCATGCGACAAGACCGTGCACAACTAGGTTGGAGCAGAGATGAATTATTAAAAAATGTACCAGAAAAAGAAGATGGTTTCATCAAAGTACCAGCAATCATCGATAATGGGGAGGCTGGCGCATAA
- the gatB gene encoding Asp-tRNA(Asn)/Glu-tRNA(Gln) amidotransferase subunit GatB: MNFETVIGLEVHVELKTNSKIFSPAPAHFGAEPNSNTNVIDWGYPGVLPVMNKAALEFGMRAALALNCEISKDTHFDRKNYFYPDNPKAYQISQFDQPIGHDGWIEIEVEGKKKKIRIERVHLEEDAGKNMHGIGGYSYVDLNRQGTPLIEIVSEADMRSPEEAYAYLEALRSVIQFTEVSDVKLEEGSMRCDANISLRPYGQEEFGTKAELKNLNSLSFVKKGLAFEEKRQAKVLLSGGEIQQETRRFDETTNKTILMRVKEGSSDYRYFPEPDIPRFVIDDEWIQRVKASLPEMPASRRVRYISELGLPEYDAKVLTLSKEMSDFFEATLENGADAKQASNWLMGEVSAYLNSEKLELAETKLTPENLAGMILLIADGTISSKIAKKVFRELIMNGGDAQSVVEANGWVQLSDPAKLLPIINEILDNNQQSVDDFKNGKDRAVGFLVGQIMKATKGQANPGVVNKLLNEELAKR; the protein is encoded by the coding sequence ATGAATTTTGAAACAGTCATTGGACTTGAAGTCCATGTGGAATTAAAAACCAACTCAAAAATTTTCTCTCCAGCTCCTGCGCATTTTGGTGCTGAACCAAACAGCAACACCAATGTGATCGACTGGGGATACCCTGGAGTTTTACCAGTAATGAATAAAGCAGCGCTGGAATTTGGGATGCGTGCAGCGTTAGCATTGAATTGCGAAATTTCGAAAGATACTCATTTTGACCGCAAAAACTATTTCTATCCAGACAATCCCAAAGCTTACCAAATCTCACAATTCGATCAACCAATCGGTCATGATGGCTGGATCGAGATCGAAGTAGAAGGTAAAAAGAAAAAAATCCGCATTGAACGTGTACATTTAGAAGAAGATGCAGGAAAAAACATGCACGGCATCGGTGGATACTCTTATGTCGATCTAAACAGACAAGGAACACCATTGATCGAGATCGTTTCAGAAGCAGACATGCGTTCACCAGAAGAAGCCTATGCTTATTTAGAAGCTTTACGTTCTGTGATCCAATTTACTGAAGTCAGTGACGTGAAATTAGAAGAAGGTTCAATGCGTTGTGATGCGAACATTTCTTTACGCCCTTATGGACAAGAAGAATTTGGGACAAAAGCAGAATTGAAAAACTTGAACTCCCTTTCTTTTGTCAAAAAAGGTTTAGCATTTGAAGAAAAACGCCAAGCAAAAGTATTATTATCTGGTGGAGAGATCCAACAAGAAACTCGTCGCTTTGATGAAACGACGAATAAGACGATCTTGATGCGTGTCAAAGAAGGGTCAAGTGACTATCGTTATTTCCCAGAACCTGATATTCCAAGATTCGTGATCGATGACGAATGGATCCAACGAGTGAAAGCAAGCTTACCAGAAATGCCAGCTTCTCGTCGTGTACGCTACATCAGCGAATTAGGCTTACCAGAGTATGATGCGAAAGTATTGACGCTATCAAAAGAAATGTCTGATTTCTTTGAAGCAACATTGGAAAACGGAGCAGATGCCAAACAAGCTTCCAACTGGTTGATGGGTGAAGTATCAGCATACTTAAACAGTGAGAAATTGGAATTAGCTGAAACGAAACTAACACCTGAAAACTTAGCGGGTATGATTCTTTTGATCGCAGATGGCACGATCAGCTCTAAAATTGCGAAAAAAGTCTTTCGTGAGTTGATCATGAATGGCGGAGATGCACAAAGTGTTGTTGAAGCAAACGGTTGGGTCCAATTATCTGACCCAGCGAAGTTATTACCGATCATCAATGAAATCTTAGATAATAATCAACAATCTGTTGATGATTTCAAAAACGGAAAAGACCGTGCAGTAGGTTTCTTAGTTGGACAAATCATGAAAGCTACTAAAGGACAAGCAAACCCAGGTGTGGTCAACAAATTGCTAAATGAAGAATTAGCGAAACGATAG
- the gatA gene encoding Asp-tRNA(Asn)/Glu-tRNA(Gln) amidotransferase subunit GatA, which produces MTELYNRSLEELHDLLVSKEITAQDLVRATFDRIKETEPAIDAFITLNEEKALAQAKALDEKGIDENNVLSGIPIGIKDNIVTKDLLTTAASKILYNFEPIYDATVMEKVYEADMIPVGKLNMDEFAMGGSTETSYFKKTKNAWDQTKVPGGSSGGSAAAVAAGQVPVSLGSDTGGSIRQPAAFNGIVGMKPTYGRVSRFGLIAFASSLDQIGPMTRTVKDNALALTAISGYDEKDGTSSGVSVPNFAEGLSGDIKGMKIALPKEYLGEGVDEGVKEAILKAAETFRSLGATVEEVSLPHSKYGVAVYYIIASSEASSNLQRFDGIRYGYRSEDVKNLDDVYVNSRSEGFGEEVKRRIMLGTFSLSAGYYDAHFKKAGQVRTLIKRDFEKVFADYDLIIGPSSPTVAFGLGENINDPITMYMSDILTIPVNLAGLPGMSVPAGLSEGLPVGLQIIGNYFEEKTMYQAAYAFEQATEFHRQQPAILGGKAE; this is translated from the coding sequence ATGACAGAATTATACAATCGTTCATTAGAAGAACTACACGACTTATTAGTGTCAAAAGAAATCACTGCACAAGACTTAGTGAGAGCTACATTTGATCGAATCAAGGAAACAGAACCCGCGATCGATGCATTCATCACATTGAATGAAGAGAAAGCTTTAGCCCAAGCCAAAGCTTTGGACGAAAAAGGTATCGACGAAAACAATGTTCTTTCAGGTATCCCGATCGGTATCAAAGACAATATCGTGACGAAAGATCTTTTAACGACAGCAGCTTCAAAGATCCTTTATAATTTTGAACCGATCTACGATGCGACAGTCATGGAAAAAGTATACGAAGCAGACATGATCCCTGTTGGTAAATTGAACATGGATGAATTTGCAATGGGCGGAAGTACCGAAACTTCTTACTTCAAAAAAACAAAGAACGCTTGGGATCAAACAAAAGTTCCTGGCGGATCATCTGGTGGTTCAGCAGCTGCAGTTGCCGCAGGACAAGTGCCAGTTTCTCTAGGTAGTGACACTGGTGGAAGTATCCGCCAACCAGCCGCTTTCAATGGAATCGTAGGAATGAAACCAACTTATGGTCGTGTTTCCCGTTTCGGTTTGATTGCATTTGCTTCATCTTTAGACCAAATCGGTCCAATGACCCGGACAGTCAAAGACAACGCATTAGCATTGACCGCAATCAGTGGCTACGACGAAAAAGACGGTACTTCATCTGGTGTATCTGTCCCTAACTTTGCAGAAGGTTTGTCTGGTGATATTAAAGGAATGAAGATTGCTTTACCTAAAGAATACTTAGGTGAAGGTGTCGATGAAGGCGTGAAAGAAGCAATTCTTAAAGCAGCTGAAACATTCCGTTCATTAGGTGCAACAGTAGAAGAAGTTAGCTTACCTCATTCAAAATATGGCGTGGCTGTCTACTATATCATTGCTTCATCTGAAGCTAGTTCGAACTTGCAACGTTTTGACGGTATTCGTTATGGATATCGTTCAGAAGATGTCAAGAACTTGGATGACGTTTATGTCAATTCACGTTCTGAAGGTTTCGGAGAAGAAGTAAAACGCCGGATCATGTTAGGAACGTTCTCATTGAGTGCAGGTTACTATGACGCGCATTTCAAAAAAGCAGGACAAGTCCGTACATTGATCAAGCGTGACTTTGAAAAAGTTTTCGCGGATTATGATTTGATCATCGGCCCTTCTTCACCAACAGTTGCGTTCGGTCTTGGTGAAAATATCAACGACCCAATCACGATGTATATGAGTGATATCTTGACGATCCCAGTGAACTTGGCAGGACTACCAGGTATGTCAGTACCTGCAGGCTTATCGGAAGGGTTACCAGTTGGCTTACAGATCATCGGTAATTATTTCGAAGAGAAAACCATGTATCAAGCAGCTTATGCGTTTGAGCAAGCGACAGAGTTCCATCGTCAACAACCAGCTATTTTAGGAGGGAAAGCCGAATGA
- a CDS encoding diacylglycerol kinase, which produces MKKARVIYNPVSGKELLKRNLADILQALEESGYEASAYATTPEEDSAKNEARRVAELGFDLVVAAGGDGTINEVVNGIASLEVRPKMAIIPAGTTNDYARALKIPRDNIKAAAEVIKKNQTVKMDIGQSDNSYFINIAAGGYLTELTYEVPSELKSIFGYLAYLAKGAEMLPRVKPIKMHLKYDEGEYNGNASMFFLGLTNSVGGFEQIAPDAKLDDGKFSLIIVKTANIFEILHIAALMLNGGKHVDDPRVIYTKTSSLYVETEDNANRPVMINLDGEYGGNAPMHFQNLHQHIEFYANTDQIPDEAITGFEEEELEEVSKEFVKEVERLTDEDIDGDGKIADKDQN; this is translated from the coding sequence ATGAAAAAAGCGCGTGTGATCTATAATCCGGTCTCAGGTAAAGAATTGTTAAAACGTAATCTTGCCGACATCCTCCAAGCTTTGGAGGAGTCGGGCTATGAAGCAAGTGCTTATGCAACGACTCCGGAAGAGGACTCGGCAAAAAATGAAGCACGACGAGTCGCTGAGTTAGGTTTTGATCTTGTCGTTGCTGCTGGTGGCGATGGGACGATCAATGAAGTCGTTAATGGTATCGCCTCATTGGAAGTTAGACCTAAAATGGCGATCATTCCAGCGGGAACGACCAATGACTATGCTCGCGCCTTGAAGATTCCTAGAGATAATATCAAGGCAGCAGCAGAAGTCATCAAAAAGAATCAAACAGTCAAAATGGATATCGGTCAATCCGATAATAGCTATTTCATCAATATTGCAGCTGGTGGCTACTTGACAGAATTGACCTACGAAGTTCCTTCCGAATTGAAAAGTATTTTTGGCTATCTTGCATATTTGGCAAAAGGAGCAGAAATGTTACCACGTGTCAAACCGATCAAGATGCACTTGAAGTATGACGAAGGCGAATATAATGGCAATGCTTCGATGTTCTTTTTAGGGTTGACGAATTCCGTTGGTGGCTTTGAACAAATTGCGCCTGATGCAAAGCTAGATGATGGAAAATTCTCTTTGATCATCGTCAAAACGGCGAATATTTTTGAGATCCTACACATTGCTGCCTTAATGCTCAATGGAGGGAAGCATGTCGATGATCCAAGAGTCATCTATACGAAAACAAGTTCTCTTTATGTTGAAACCGAAGATAATGCGAATCGCCCTGTCATGATCAATTTAGATGGCGAATACGGTGGGAATGCTCCGATGCATTTTCAAAATCTTCATCAGCATATCGAGTTTTATGCAAATACAGATCAAATTCCAGATGAGGCAATCACTGGTTTTGAGGAAGAAGAGCTAGAAGAAGTTAGCAAAGAATTCGTCAAAGAAGTAGAACGTTTGACGGATGAAGATATCGATGGCGATGGCAAAATTGCTGACAAGGATCAGAACTGA
- the rlmD gene encoding 23S rRNA (uracil(1939)-C(5))-methyltransferase RlmD, with protein MTQTIKKNERYTVDIIDLSYEGLGVAKIDGYPLFIENALPGEQVEILVVKAGNKFGYGKVENWLTTSPDRQEITSNVLLRTGIAPLAHLSYEQQLVFKQKQVEHVLAKIAKMPEVTVQPTIAMEEPTGYRNKAQIPVRRVEGELVTGFYKKNSHDLVEIEDFFIQDPQIDQAIIKVRDILQRFQVRGYNEEKNEGQIRHIIVRRGHYTHQMMVVLVTRKEKFFKSKEIAEAIHEALPEVVSVIQNINEEKTNVILGEKEKVLFGQSYIEDQLLGKTYRISSKSFYQVNTLQTEALYQKAIEFAELKKEDVVIDAYSGIGTIGLSIADQVANVYGMEIVPAAIEDAQFNALTNKIENAHYEVGKAETVMKKWQEKGIKPTVLVVDPPRKGLDARLIDSAIEMAPERIVYISCNPATFARDVKLFAEDGYQLEKVQPVDLFPQTHHVECVGLLRKG; from the coding sequence ATGACACAAACAATTAAGAAAAATGAACGGTATACTGTTGATATCATCGATTTAAGTTACGAAGGATTAGGTGTTGCGAAAATTGATGGCTATCCATTATTTATTGAAAATGCTTTGCCAGGTGAACAAGTGGAGATCCTTGTCGTAAAAGCAGGCAATAAATTTGGCTACGGTAAGGTCGAAAACTGGTTGACGACGTCACCAGACCGTCAAGAAATCACTAGTAATGTTCTATTGCGTACAGGAATCGCTCCTTTAGCCCATTTAAGTTATGAGCAACAATTAGTATTCAAACAAAAACAAGTCGAACATGTTTTAGCTAAAATCGCTAAAATGCCTGAAGTCACAGTACAACCAACGATCGCTATGGAAGAACCTACAGGCTATCGGAATAAAGCACAGATTCCTGTTCGTCGCGTCGAAGGCGAATTAGTGACTGGTTTTTACAAGAAAAATAGTCATGACTTAGTGGAAATAGAAGATTTCTTCATCCAAGACCCACAAATCGATCAAGCCATCATCAAGGTAAGAGACATCTTGCAACGTTTTCAAGTACGTGGCTACAATGAAGAAAAAAATGAAGGACAAATTCGTCATATCATTGTTCGTAGAGGTCATTACACGCATCAAATGATGGTGGTTTTAGTCACTCGAAAAGAAAAATTCTTCAAATCGAAAGAAATCGCTGAAGCTATCCATGAAGCTTTACCGGAAGTAGTGTCAGTGATCCAAAATATCAACGAAGAAAAAACGAATGTCATTTTAGGAGAAAAAGAAAAAGTTCTTTTTGGTCAATCGTATATCGAAGATCAGTTACTTGGTAAGACCTATCGTATTTCTTCTAAATCCTTTTATCAGGTCAATACATTACAAACCGAAGCATTGTATCAAAAAGCGATCGAATTTGCTGAATTGAAAAAAGAGGATGTCGTGATTGATGCATATTCAGGAATTGGAACGATTGGTTTATCCATAGCGGATCAAGTAGCAAATGTTTATGGCATGGAAATCGTACCAGCAGCGATTGAAGATGCGCAGTTCAACGCGTTGACAAACAAAATCGAAAATGCGCATTATGAAGTTGGAAAAGCGGAAACAGTCATGAAAAAATGGCAAGAAAAAGGAATCAAACCAACTGTTTTAGTTGTCGATCCTCCAAGAAAAGGCTTAGACGCACGCCTTATTGATTCAGCGATCGAGATGGCTCCTGAGCGAATCGTTTATATCTCATGCAATCCTGCAACTTTTGCTAGAGATGTGAAGTTGTTTGCAGAAGACGGTTATCAGTTAGAAAAAGTCCAACCAGTTGATTTATTCCCACAAACGCACCATGTAGAATGTGTCGGATTATTACGCAAAGGGTAA
- the pcrA gene encoding DNA helicase PcrA, whose amino-acid sequence MSSKENLLKGMNPRQKEAVLHTDGPLLLMAGAGSGKTRVLTHRIAYLIEEKEVNPWNILAITFTNKAAKEMKERVNAILETGGEDVWVSTFHSMCVRILRRDVDYIGYNRNFTIIDSSEQLSLMKRILKELNIDPKKYDPRSLLGSISQAKNSLLSPEAFAKMQGSYYEEIAAKCYAAYQKELLYNQCMDFDDLIMNTIRLFDEHPDSLTYYQNKFHYIHVDEYQDTNHAQYTLVNLLAGRFRNLCVVGDADQSIYGWRGADMQNILDFEKDYPDAAVILLEQNYRSTKTILNAANQVIENNRNRKPKNLWTENQDGNKITYYRADNERDETRFIVERMQEEIQTNRRNYGDFAILYRTNAQSRVMEETLLKANIPYKMVGGHKFYDRKEIKDVLAYLNVMANPQDSLSFERIVNSPKRGIGPGSVEKLRSFATMHEWPLLEAARNVELANIGGKAGTQLGSFGEMMHQLTEMIPYLTVTELTKEVLERSGYLDDLKIQNTLESQARIENLEEFLTVTQEFDKQFEKEGLENADSPEDKLVVFLNDLALVSDIDSLEEETKQVTLMTLHAAKGLEFPVVFLIGLEEGVFPLSRALMEESELEEERRLAYVGITRAEEALFMTNAFSRTLYGRTQYNRPSRFLEEIDQELLDIHGMRPTSNASQPSPLRANNATPKYQQPTKAGVSAKVATGGETGGWKPGDKVKHKKWGPGTVVRVSGDAKDLELDIAFPSQGVKRVLAAFAPIEKV is encoded by the coding sequence ATGTCATCCAAAGAAAACTTATTAAAGGGAATGAACCCTCGTCAAAAAGAAGCGGTTCTACATACAGATGGCCCGCTTTTATTAATGGCTGGTGCCGGTAGTGGAAAAACACGTGTTTTGACTCATCGAATCGCTTATTTGATTGAAGAAAAAGAAGTGAATCCATGGAATATTTTGGCAATCACCTTTACCAATAAAGCGGCGAAAGAAATGAAAGAACGGGTCAATGCCATTTTAGAAACAGGTGGCGAAGATGTCTGGGTCTCTACCTTTCACTCGATGTGTGTCCGTATTTTAAGACGAGATGTGGATTATATCGGCTATAATCGAAACTTTACGATCATTGATTCTTCGGAACAATTATCATTGATGAAACGAATTTTGAAAGAGTTGAATATCGATCCTAAAAAATACGATCCAAGAAGCTTGTTAGGATCAATCTCGCAAGCAAAAAATAGTTTGTTGTCACCAGAGGCTTTTGCCAAAATGCAAGGCAGTTATTATGAAGAAATTGCCGCAAAATGTTATGCAGCATACCAGAAGGAACTCCTATACAACCAATGTATGGATTTTGATGATCTGATCATGAATACGATCCGTTTATTTGACGAGCATCCAGATTCATTGACGTATTATCAAAATAAATTCCATTACATCCATGTAGATGAATATCAAGATACGAACCACGCACAATATACGTTAGTCAATCTATTAGCTGGACGGTTCAGAAATCTTTGTGTAGTTGGGGATGCAGATCAAAGTATTTACGGCTGGCGTGGAGCAGATATGCAAAACATCTTGGATTTTGAAAAAGATTATCCAGATGCCGCGGTGATCTTGTTAGAACAAAATTATCGCTCAACGAAAACGATCTTGAATGCAGCGAATCAAGTCATCGAAAACAACCGCAATCGTAAACCCAAAAATCTTTGGACAGAAAACCAAGACGGTAACAAAATCACGTACTATCGAGCAGACAATGAGCGTGACGAAACACGTTTTATTGTAGAAAGAATGCAAGAAGAGATCCAGACGAATCGTCGCAATTATGGAGACTTTGCTATTCTTTACCGAACAAATGCTCAATCACGTGTCATGGAAGAAACCTTACTGAAAGCCAATATTCCGTACAAAATGGTTGGAGGTCACAAATTCTATGATCGAAAAGAAATCAAAGATGTTTTGGCGTATCTTAATGTGATGGCAAATCCTCAAGATTCATTGAGTTTTGAGCGGATCGTCAACTCACCAAAACGTGGGATTGGACCAGGATCGGTGGAAAAACTTCGTAGCTTTGCCACGATGCACGAATGGCCCTTGCTAGAGGCTGCAAGAAATGTTGAGTTAGCGAACATCGGCGGAAAAGCAGGAACACAGTTAGGCTCTTTTGGCGAGATGATGCACCAATTGACTGAAATGATCCCTTATTTGACCGTTACAGAGTTAACCAAAGAAGTCTTAGAACGTAGTGGCTATTTGGATGATCTAAAAATCCAAAATACATTAGAATCCCAAGCACGTATCGAAAACTTAGAAGAGTTTTTGACGGTGACTCAAGAATTTGATAAACAATTTGAAAAAGAAGGGCTAGAGAATGCTGATTCGCCAGAGGACAAGCTGGTCGTCTTTTTAAATGACCTTGCACTTGTATCAGATATCGATAGCTTAGAAGAAGAAACGAAGCAAGTGACATTGATGACCTTACATGCTGCGAAGGGTCTAGAGTTTCCAGTCGTCTTTTTGATCGGTCTAGAAGAAGGTGTCTTTCCACTTTCTCGTGCCTTGATGGAGGAAAGTGAACTGGAAGAGGAACGCCGTTTGGCCTATGTAGGGATCACCAGGGCAGAAGAAGCATTGTTTATGACCAATGCGTTTTCACGGACTTTATATGGTCGTACGCAATACAATCGACCTTCACGATTTTTAGAAGAAATCGATCAAGAATTATTAGATATCCACGGGATGCGACCAACTTCCAATGCCTCTCAGCCGTCGCCTCTTCGTGCGAATAACGCGACACCTAAGTACCAACAGCCGACAAAAGCAGGTGTATCAGCAAAAGTCGCTACAGGTGGCGAAACAGGTGGTTGGAAGCCAGGAGATAAAGTCAAACATAAAAAATGGGGACCTGGTACAGTGGTTAGAGTTAGTGGTGATGCAAAAGACCTTGAGCTTGATATTGCATTTCCAAGTCAAGGAGTCAAACGTGTATTAGCCGCTTTTGCACCAATCGAAAAAGTTTAG